The window GAGTTTCTCAACCGGGTGGACGAGGTGATAATCTTCCATCAGCTCACGCGGGAACACCTGATGAAGATTGTGGATATCCAGCTTGCCAGCCTGAAGAAACGGCTGGCCGACCGGCACATTGACATCGAGCTTACGCCGGCAGCCAAAGAATTCCTGGTGAAAGAGGGCTATGATCCAGTCTACGGGGCGCGGCCCCTGAAGCGCACTATCCAGCGTCTCGTTCTGGACCCTCTAGCGGTGGAAGTGCTGAGGGGCGGGTTCAAGGATGGTGACACGGTCGTCGTTGATGCCAAGCGGGGCAACGTTTCGTTTTCCAGAAAAAAGGAGGCGTCCGTCTCCGTGTGAGGCGTCCTGAGCAGATTGGACTGTCTGTATTAGACGACAGTAGGGGAGGGGCTTGCCCCTCCCTTTCGTTATCTTGGTCTTGGTCGGAATACTCTATCGACACCGGATTCTTCAGCGCTCAGCTTACGCCTTTGCGTGGCAAGAATCCCACGCCCATTTTCTGGAAAACGCGGTTATCTGCTATAGTAGTTGCTGCGGGGGATAAAACGTGTGGCCAAGAGCGTCAAGACGAGAGGCAGCGACGGCTCCAGCCTGGAAGGCGTCCTCGATCGGATAGTGTATTTCAATGAGGACAATAACTTCACTGTGGCCAAACTCCGCGTGGGCGACGGCCCGCAACTGGCCACCATAGTAGGAAATATTCTGTCTCCCACCCCTGGCGAGACGCTGCGGGTGAAGGGGGAGTGGACCGTCGATCCCAAGTTCGGGAGGCAGTTCCGGGTGGAAAGCTGCCTTACGGTGCTGCCGTCAACCATCACCGGCATTGAGAAATACCTTAGCTCAGGGCTGGTGCCGGGTATTGGCCCGGAACTGGCCAGAAGGCTGGTAGCCACCTTTGGAATAGAGACCCTGGAGGCTATCGAGGAAGGCGTGCAGAGGATTCAGGAGGTGGATGGCATCGGGCCGGTGAGGGCACAGCGGATCGTCAAGGCCTGGCAGGGCCAGAAGCAGGTCAGGGACATCATGGTATTTCTTCAGGGGCATGGAGTAGGGCCTGCCTACAGCGCCAAGATATACAGAGCCTACGGCGATAAGGCTATAGCGATAGTCAAGGAGAACCCCTACCGGCTGGCGCTGGACATCAGCGGTATCGGCTTCAAGACGGCGGACAGAATTGCCCGCGCTATGGGCATTGACCCTGCCTCCCAGACGAGGGCTGAGGCTGGCATCATCCACCTGCTCAATGAACTGGTCAGCGACGGGCACACCTATTGCCCTTACGAAGAGCTGATAGACCAGGCGGCTTCGATGCTGGAAGTGGAGAGAGAGGTTCTGGATAGGGCGCTGACATCGCTCTCCGTGCAGGGGCGGGTAGTAATTGAGGAGGGACAGGGGGACAGGGCTGTGTACCTGACGCCGCTTCATGTGGCTGAAATGAACGTGGCCAGGAGGCTGACGGCCTTACTGAAGTGGCCCAAACAGCTTCCGCATCTTGATCTGGAAAGGGCTATTGAATCTGCGCAGCGGACTAGCGGCATAAAGCTGGCTGACATGCAAAGAGAGGCCTTGAGAAAAGCCATCCAGAAAAAGGCACTGGTGCTCACTGGGGGGCCGGGGACGGGGAAGACAACGCTGGTGAAAAGCCTTATTCAGATACTGGGGATTGGCGGGCAGCGCGTTGTGCTGGCCTCGCCTACGGGAAGGGCGGCTAAGAGGCTGTCAGAGGTCACCTGCATGGAGGCGAAGACCATCCATCGCCTGCTGGAGTACAGCCGCTCCGAGGGCGGTTTCAGGCGGAACGAAGATAATCCTTTGAACGCTGACCTGGTTATAATCGATGAGGCGTCAATGCTGGACATCCTGCTCATGAATCACCTCTTGAAGGCCATACCGCCAGCAGCCAGCCTGCTACTGGTCGGGGACATTGACCAGCTTCCGTCGGTGGGGCCAGGCAACATATTGAAGGACATCATTGCTTCAGGATGCGTGGAGACGACCAGGCTC of the Chloroflexota bacterium genome contains:
- a CDS encoding ATP-dependent RecD-like DNA helicase, coding for MAKSVKTRGSDGSSLEGVLDRIVYFNEDNNFTVAKLRVGDGPQLATIVGNILSPTPGETLRVKGEWTVDPKFGRQFRVESCLTVLPSTITGIEKYLSSGLVPGIGPELARRLVATFGIETLEAIEEGVQRIQEVDGIGPVRAQRIVKAWQGQKQVRDIMVFLQGHGVGPAYSAKIYRAYGDKAIAIVKENPYRLALDISGIGFKTADRIARAMGIDPASQTRAEAGIIHLLNELVSDGHTYCPYEELIDQAASMLEVEREVLDRALTSLSVQGRVVIEEGQGDRAVYLTPLHVAEMNVARRLTALLKWPKQLPHLDLERAIESAQRTSGIKLADMQREALRKAIQKKALVLTGGPGTGKTTLVKSLIQILGIGGQRVVLASPTGRAAKRLSEVTCMEAKTIHRLLEYSRSEGGFRRNEDNPLNADLVIIDEASMLDILLMNHLLKAIPPAASLLLVGDIDQLPSVGPGNILKDIIASGCVETTRLNHIFRQAQESLIVVNAHRVNSGKFPEIKSGKEEATDFYFIEREEPEKVLELVKELCATRLPRAFNLNPVDDIQVMTPMHKGVVGVANLNAELQNLLNPSGREVARGGRVFRIGDKVMQIRNNYDKDVYNGDIGRIETMNLEDQSLQVRFEDRSVSYDWNELDELVLAYAISIHKSQGSEYPAVIVPILTQHYVMLQRNLLYTAITRGKKLVVLVGNKRAIYMAIKNSKVQHRYTNLAARLGACVGESGFKG